The Elusimicrobiota bacterium DNA window CTGGCGGCGGGCGACCCCCACGAAATAGGCGGCCAAAGTGAGGATGAGGGCGCTCGCGCCGAACAGCTCCGCGCGCGCGACGTCGAGATACAGGCCCCAGCCGAAACCCGCCAGCATGCCCAGGACCGGCCCGCGGCGCGCGGCGAGGAGGATGGTCAGCACGAGCAGGAACTGCGGCGCCGCGCCCCAGTAGGCGAAGTGGGTGTTCCACCACCATTGCAGGAACATGGCGGCGATGAACGCGGCGATCCCGCGCACGAAGCCGATCATTGCGGGTCCTCGGGATCGACGACCTCGAAGGCCTGATCGGCGTCGGAAGGCGCCGGCGCGGCCGAGGGAGCGGCGGCGGGCGCCTTGCGGCGGCGGGGGCGAGGGGCCGTCGTCGCGGGGACCGCCGCGGCCGCCGGCGCGGGGGCCGGCGCC harbors:
- the mreD gene encoding rod shape-determining protein MreD — protein: MIGFVRGIAAFIAAMFLQWWWNTHFAYWGAAPQFLLVLTILLAARRGPVLGMLAGFGWGLYLDVARAELFGASALILTLAAYFVGVARRQIDLRAAGPLAAVTFLFTWGGFIGLGLLGLAFTRSFEWSGWIAVLATPFLNVVAATVAALLWDARDDR